In Labrys wisconsinensis, the following are encoded in one genomic region:
- a CDS encoding ABC transporter substrate-binding protein has product MRKALWAGLLAAGLGLAVAAAQAETIRIANHGQAGIDAMKATVAVIEKKYGVTVEVVEYPSPDKDYVTKLLTELGAGNGPDIFSVPSTSFVADMAAAGYLAPIGKELKAWEGYDHLYDVAKHLAVSPDGETYVLPSMLGIQQIYFRRDVLEKAGISTEQPKTWQELIDRAKEIKAKTGQYGLLFPAGISWGSGAFEEGFQHLLVGSKTPQLATADGKLDLSGEGIRDVFDVYKQLIDNDLMPIQPLLGPEPWVIPKYEMFPAGKVVATTCGSWCYIFDWGRESKNPIPNVEKVVGTWTIPGQNGGQFVLANLAAPWAVNAKAANVELAKKVLFEIGSLPTEVSYAAHIGNIPARKDAAADPEFQKLTELVPIHAAADKGVFLKQAAGFSAVSEGVGRATEALLRKQTDAAGAQKILIDYVKEVLGDDAVK; this is encoded by the coding sequence ATGAGGAAGGCGCTCTGGGCAGGCCTGTTGGCCGCCGGACTCGGCCTGGCTGTCGCGGCGGCGCAAGCCGAGACCATCCGCATCGCCAATCACGGCCAGGCGGGCATCGACGCGATGAAGGCGACGGTGGCCGTGATCGAGAAGAAATACGGCGTCACGGTCGAGGTGGTCGAATATCCCTCCCCGGACAAGGACTACGTCACCAAGCTCCTGACCGAGCTCGGCGCCGGCAACGGGCCCGACATCTTCTCCGTGCCGAGCACCAGCTTCGTCGCCGACATGGCGGCCGCCGGCTATCTCGCGCCGATCGGCAAGGAGCTGAAGGCCTGGGAGGGCTACGACCATCTCTACGACGTCGCCAAGCATTTGGCGGTCAGCCCCGACGGCGAGACCTATGTCCTGCCCTCCATGCTCGGCATCCAGCAGATCTATTTCCGCCGCGACGTCCTGGAGAAGGCCGGCATCTCCACCGAGCAGCCCAAGACCTGGCAGGAGCTGATCGACCGCGCCAAGGAGATCAAGGCCAAGACCGGCCAGTACGGCCTGCTGTTCCCGGCCGGAATCTCCTGGGGCAGCGGCGCCTTCGAGGAGGGCTTCCAGCACCTCCTCGTCGGCTCCAAGACGCCGCAGCTGGCCACCGCCGACGGCAAGCTCGACCTGTCCGGCGAAGGCATCCGGGACGTCTTCGACGTCTACAAGCAGTTGATCGACAACGACCTCATGCCGATCCAGCCGCTGCTCGGGCCGGAACCCTGGGTGATCCCGAAATACGAGATGTTCCCGGCCGGCAAGGTGGTCGCGACCACCTGCGGCTCATGGTGCTACATCTTCGACTGGGGCCGGGAGAGCAAGAACCCGATCCCCAATGTCGAAAAGGTGGTCGGCACCTGGACCATTCCCGGCCAGAACGGCGGCCAGTTCGTGCTCGCCAACCTGGCCGCGCCCTGGGCGGTCAATGCCAAGGCGGCGAATGTCGAGCTCGCCAAGAAGGTGCTGTTCGAGATCGGCTCGCTGCCGACCGAAGTCTCCTATGCCGCCCATATCGGCAACATCCCGGCACGCAAGGACGCCGCCGCCGATCCGGAGTTCCAGAAGCTGACCGAGCTGGTGCCGATCCATGCGGCGGCCGACAAGGGCGTCTTCCTCAAGCAGGCGGCCGGTTTCTCGGCGGTGTCGGAGGGTGTCGGGCGGGCGACCGAAGCGCTGCTACGCAAGCAGACCGACGCAGCCGGCGCCCAGAAGATCCTGATCGACTATGTCAAGGAGGTACTCGGCGACGACGCGGTGAAATGA